The DNA window ACGAGGACGAGACCGTTGGGGAGGGGGCCGACGACGACCTCGCCGGCGGCGCGGGCGACGAGCCCGAGGAGGACCTCTCGCTGCTGTCCGACGAGGAGCGCGTCGAGCGCCTTCTCGGCCGAAACGGCGGGCGAATGCGCCAGGCGGACATCGTCGCCGAGACGGGGTGGTCGGACGCGAAGGTGTCCCAGCTCCTCTCGGCGATGGCCGACGAGGGACGCGTCGAGAAGCTCCGGCTCGGCCGGGAGAACCTGATCTCGCTGCCCGACGACGCGTCCGACGCGAGCGGTCCGGACGGTCCGAACGGTTCAGAGGATTCCGCCGACGGCGACGGGACCTGATCCGCCCGTTCCGTTTCGTCCCGTCCCGTTTCGGCCCGTTCCGTCCTGCCCATCCCGGAGCGGCGTCGACGCCGGGAGCCGAGGGTTCAAATCGGGGCCGGGCGAACACGCGGACATGTACGCGGTCGTCGGCTGTAACGGGTGCGGGAACCTCTGGCTCGTTCGCGACCCGCGGGCGAGCGAGACGGCCCGCTGTTCGCGGTGTGAGAGGACCCACCGGACCGCGAAGCTCAAACGCCTCTTCGAGTCCGAGGACCGCGACGCGGCCCGCGAGGCGCGGGCGGCCCTGCTCGCGAAGAAGCGCGGCGACTCGGAGGCCTTCGCGGCGGTCGACCACGTCGCGGACCTCGAACGCGCCGTCGAGGACGCCGGCGTCGACGACTGCGAGTACCTCGAGGCCTCCGGGCTCGACGCCGACGCGGTGTTCGAGGCCGGGTCGCGCGCGGAGGGGAACGCGGGATCGACGCGGTCGCGGGAGGAGATCGTCCGGGACGCGGTCGAGGAGGCGGCGGAGCCGACCGAGGAGGAGATCGTCGCGTACGCGACCGAGCACGGCGTCCCGGCCGACGCGGCCCGCGACCTCCTGGAGAAGCTGACCCGTCGCGGGGAGCTGTCGGAGTCGCAGGGGCGGTACCGGGCGCTGTGACTCGCCGACGCTCCGGTCCGGATCGGACAAGACACTTACCTCCGGGATAGGATCGCGGCGTATGGACACGCGAACCACCCTCCTGGCGATCGCCGCCGCGGTCGTGCTCGCGGGCGCGGTCGGGATCGTCGCGGTCCCCGACGCCGTCGACGACCCGCGAGCGGAGGCCGACCGTCCCGGACAGGTCGGCCTCGTCGACGTCGTCGTCGCCCCCGGCGAGGTCCGCGGGGAGACGGCGACGCTCGACCTGCTCGTCGACCTCGAACACCACGGGTCGACCGTGGAGAACGTCACGGTCCGCCACCGCGCCATCGACGCGGACTCCGGGCTGCTCGTCGACGAGACGACCGTCGACGTCGGCACCGTCGACCGCGAGGGGGAGACGACCGTGAACGGCAGCCTCGACGTGGAACGCGAGGGCGGGTATCGACTCGAAACGGTGGTGTACGTCGACGGCGAGCGTCGGAGCGAACGGACCACGCGAGTCGCCGGCGTCTCGGCGCTCACGCCGTCGTACGCCGACTCGCCGGTCGGGTTCGCCGACGGGAACGTCTGGCCGACCGTCGCCGTGAGCGTGGCCGAGACGACGGAGGAGACCGCGACG is part of the Halorubrum aethiopicum genome and encodes:
- a CDS encoding DUF5817 family protein; the encoded protein is MYAVVGCNGCGNLWLVRDPRASETARCSRCERTHRTAKLKRLFESEDRDAAREARAALLAKKRGDSEAFAAVDHVADLERAVEDAGVDDCEYLEASGLDADAVFEAGSRAEGNAGSTRSREEIVRDAVEEAAEPTEEEIVAYATEHGVPADAARDLLEKLTRRGELSESQGRYRAL
- a CDS encoding DUF7490 domain-containing protein, translating into MDTRTTLLAIAAAVVLAGAVGIVAVPDAVDDPRAEADRPGQVGLVDVVVAPGEVRGETATLDLLVDLEHHGSTVENVTVRHRAIDADSGLLVDETTVDVGTVDREGETTVNGSLDVEREGGYRLETVVYVDGERRSERTTRVAGVSALTPSYADSPVGFADGNVWPTVAVSVAETTEETATLSVSVSVTNRGDDASDEIELRLLLRQAESNVIADRATETVGSVRPGRTDTVTTTLEAPDGYNYYVDAALFDDDVLIDETQGVANLDPQETISANETVRDVAFEVEDFSEETGEDLDGGSDGGAPDRGDGSTDDATPGFGVVVAVAGLLAAALLARRAS